A single genomic interval of Daucus carota subsp. sativus chromosome 1, DH1 v3.0, whole genome shotgun sequence harbors:
- the LOC108192257 gene encoding beta-amyrin 6-beta-monooxygenase: MSFYLYILLIIFPLLVLLVLLRRENGRSGMKIPPGSCGWPVIGESIKFVLSGPQRFISERRRKYSNDVFQTSLFGQRMAVFCGAQGNKFVFTKLLTSWWPVSVRKVLVFPEFADASVKEVSAVMHGFVREILKPEALKQYIPVMDAMARDHVESEWDGNEVVKVLPLTKKYTFDLAFNTFMSVVDDEHLARLFKQFTLMTTGLFSVPIDLPGMAFNKGIKGGEVVRGELLKIISKRRKEMMESKEGSQLSTDFLARLLLVQDENGKYMSEKEISNNIIGLLVAGYETTSTAVTFALKYLAELPHIYDEVHKELMEIAQSKGEGELLTWEDIQKMRYTWNVVCESLRLTPPAHGGFREAVNDVSFAGFTIPKGWKASWTVHSTHKDPECFPDPEKFDPSRFEGKGPAPYTFVPFGGGPRMCPGKEYARLEILVFIYNIVTRYKLEKSNPREKMIFHFAPVPNEGLPLRIIPHTI; this comes from the exons ATGAgcttttatctatatattttgcTTATAATTTTTCCTTTGTTGGTTTTGTTGGTATTGCTAAGACGCGAGAATGGACGCTCAGGCATGAAAATTCCCCCAGGATCATGTGGATGGCCAGTGATCGGAGAAAGTATCAAGTTTGTGTTATCCGGTCCGCAGAGATTTATCAGCGAGAGGCGAAGAAAGTACTCCAACGAtgtgtttcaaacgagtcttttCGGGCAAAGGATGGCGGTGTTTTGTGGAGCACAAGGAAATAAGTTTGTGTTCACCAAACTACTGACCAGCTGGTGGCCTGTGTCTGTGAGAAAGGTTCTGGTTTTCCCCGAGTTCGCCGACGCTTCTGTGAAAGAAGTTTCGGCTGTGATGCATGGCTTTGTGCGTGAGATTCTAAAGCCCGAGGCACTCAAGCAGTACATCCCGGTGATGGACGCTATGGCACGAGACCATGTGGAATCGGAATGGGATGGTAATGAAGTGGTGAAGGTGCTTCCACTCACGAAGAAGTACACGTTTGATCTTGCGTTTAATACGTTTATGAGTGTTGTGGATGATGAGCATCTCGCGAGGCTATTCAAGCAGTTTACACTTATGACTACTGGACTGTTTTCGGTCCCAATTGATCTTCCGGGCATGGCCTTTAATAAAGGAATTAAGGGCGGGGAAGTGGTCCGGGGGGAGCTCTTGAAGATAATTAGCAAGAGGCGCAAGGAAATGATGGAGAGCAAAGAAGGCTCACAATTGTCTACGGATTTTTTGGCTCGATTGCTGCTGGTGCAGGATGAAAATGGAAAATATATGAGCGAAAAGGAGATATCGAATAATATTATTGGTTTACTTGTTGCTGGCTACGAGACCACCAGCACGGCTGTTACCTTTGCGCTCAAGTATCTTGCGGAGCTTCCACATATTTATGATGAGGTTCACAAAGAACTAATGGAAATAGCACAATCAAAAGGAGAGGGGGAGTTGTTAACGTGGGAAGATATTCAGAAGATGAGATACACATGGAACGTTGTCTGTGAATCTCTAAGGCTCACGCCACCTGCTCATGGTGGCTTTAGGGAGGCTGTCAATGATGTTTCGTTTGCTGGTTTTACCATTCCAAAGGGGTGGAAG GCATCGTGGACAGTGCATAGCACACACAAGGATCCAGAATGCTTTCCGGATCCAGAGAAATTTGATCCATCAAGGTTTGAAGGGAAAGGACCTGCCCCGTACACATTCGTGCCTTTTGGCGGAGGACCTAGAATGTGCCCCGGAAAAGAGTATGCTAGACTTGAAATTCTGGTTTTTATATACAACATAGTTACCAGATACAAGTTGGAAAAGAGCAATCCCCGAGAGAAGATGATATTCCACTTTGCCCCAGTACCAAATGAAGGCCTTCCACTTCGCATAATCCCCCATACAATATAA
- the LOC135152006 gene encoding uncharacterized protein LOC135152006, producing MELTQDTNSVYYLHPSYNTGMKLVTTPFNGSSYANWKRSMVIGLTAKNKMCFIDGSLLKPDLLDNSYKSWCRCNSMIIVWLITALEPPIAASILYVDTARDIWIDLEERFGQVSSAQIYALEQEISQVSQENISLSDYYTQLKKVWDEIDNLKQLPTCECANCTCNLTQKVLKL from the coding sequence ATGGAATTAACTCAAGATACTAATAGCGTCTATTATCTTCATCCATCTTATAATACTGGCATGAAACTTGTCACAACTCCTTTTAATGGAAGTTCTTATGCAAACTGGAAGCGATCTATGGTTATAGGTCTCACTGCTAAGAACAAAATGTGTTTCATCGATGGATCTCTTCTCAAACCTGATCTTCTTGATAACTCTTACAAGTCCTGGTGTCGCTGTAATAGCATGATCATCGTCTGGTTGATCACTGCTTTGGAACCTCCAATTGCTGCTAGTATCTTGTATGTTGACACTGCAAGAGATATTTGGATCGATTTAGAGGAACGATTTGGACAAGTCTCTTCTGCACAGATCTATGCTTTGGAACAAGAAATTTCACAGGTTTCTCAAGAGAATATTTCTCTATCTGATTACTACACTCAACTGAAGAAGGTTTGGGATGAAATTGACAATTTGAAGCAACTGCCTACTTGTGAATGTGCTAATTGCACTTGCAATCTCACACAGAAAGTGCTCAAATTATAA
- the LOC108192226 gene encoding beta-amyrin 6-beta-monooxygenase produces the protein MQTLVMSFYLYILLLIVPLLVLLVILKPKSGYSGKKLPPGSTGWPVVGETMRFVLSGPQRFIRERRRKYSNDVFRTSLFGQKMAVFCGAQGNKFVYTKLFTPWWPESVSRVMFFPEYTDTPVNEVSAVMHSFVHEILKPDALKQYVRVMDAMAREHIESEWDGKGVVKVHPLAKKYTFDLAFRLFINVVDVEHVTRLFNHFRLITTGLFSVPINLPGTAFSKGVKGGKMIREELLKIISNRRKEMMERRENTPSSTDFLSRLLLVKDENGKYLSDKEISNNIIGLLVASYETTSTAVTFMLKYLAELPHIYDEVYKELMEISQSKKEGELLMWDDIQKMRYTWNVVCESLRLTPPGHGGFREAVSDVTFAGFTIPKGWKASWTVHTTHKDPECFPDPEKFDPSRFEGKGPAPYTFVPFGGGPRMCPGKEYARLEILVFIYNIVTRYKLERINPKEKIIFHVIPVPTEGLPLRIIPHSI, from the exons ATGCAGACTCTAGTTATGAGCTTTTATCTTTACATATTACTTCTCATTGTTCCTTTGTTAGTTTTGCTGGTGATACTTAAACCAAAGAGTGGATACTCTGGCAAAAAACTTCCACCAGGATCCACTGGATGGCCTGTGGTTGGTGAGACCATGAGGTTCGTGTTATCAGGGCCGCAACGATTTATCCGCGAAAGGCGAAGAAAGTACTCTAACGATGTGTTTCGGACTAGTCTGTTCGGGCAAAAAATGGCTGTGTTTTGTGGAGCGCAGGGGAATAAATTTGTCTACACCAAACTATTCACCCCCTGGTGGCCAGAGTCCGTGAGCAGGGTCATGTTTTTCCCCGAGTACACGGACACTCCTGTGAACGAAGTCTCCGCTGTGATGCATAGTTTCGTGCATGAGATTCTAAAGCCGGACGCACTAAAACAGTACGTCCGGGTCATGGATGCCATGGCACGAGAGCACATTGAGTCGGAGTGGGATGGTAAGGGCGTCGTAAAGGTGCATCCCCTGGCTAAGAAATACACGTTTGATTTAGCGTTTAGATTATTTATAAATGTTGTCGATGTTGAGCATGTCACGAGGCTGTTCAATCACTTTAGGCTCATTACTACTGGATTATTTTCGGTCCCGATTAATCTTCCCGGGACTGCCTTTAGTAAAGGCGTAAAGGGGGGGAAGATGATCAGAGAGGAGCTTTTGAAGATCATTAGCAACAGGAGAAAAGAAATGATGGAGAGAAGAGAAAACACCCCATCGTCTACTGATTTTTTGTCGCGGTTGCTTCTGGTGAAGGATGAGAATGGAAAGTATTTGAGCGATAAGGAAATATCGAATAATATTATTGGTTTACTTGTTGCTAGCTATGAGACCACCAGCACTGCTGTTACCTTCATGCTCAAGTATCTTGCGGAGCTTCCACATATTTATGATGAAGTTTACAAAG AATTAATGGAAATATCACAGTCAAAAAAAGAGGGGGAGTTGTTGATGTGGGATGATATTCAGAAGATGAGATACACATGGAACGTTGTCTGTGAATCTCTAAGGCTTACGCCACCCGGTCACGGTGGCTTTAGGGAGGCTGTCTCTGATGTAACTTTCGCTGGTTTTACCATTCCAAAGGGATGGAAG GCATCATGGACAGTGCATACCACACACAAGGATCCAGAATGCTTTCCGGATCCAGAAAAATTTGATCCATCaagattcgaagggaaaggaccTGCCCCGTACACCTTTGTACCTTTCGGCGGAGGACCCAGAATGTGTCCGGGAAAAGAGTATGCTCGACTTgaaattttggtatttatatataacatagttACCAGATACAAATTGGAGAGGATTAATCCCAAAGAGAAGATAATATTCCACGTTATCCCGGTACCTACTGAAGGCCTTCCGCTTCGCATAATTCCCCATTCTATATAG
- the LOC108204075 gene encoding uncharacterized protein LOC108204075, whose product MIALQQGTTDDNFRRSLAKRAPENMNELQERAGKYIKTEESLKKSQNNQGPTPNPKKRGNDTEYNADSKYSKTGDGDKSPTKKRAGLRFTEYARLNAPRSQILMEIEKDGSLKDEIEFLIRKGKLSRYTRDTDRNSRDNDNRGKDNDDRDKRNQPRGPVINVISGGPTAAGLSTNSRKAYAREVMCILGEPPKRAKIEFSLAFDNLDLDRVKFPHDDPLMGYSDSQLTPSDLPIYGFNNVETKIEGMIQLPVTMGTEPRQATCMLNFLVIKASSTYNAILGRTGIHAFKAIPSTYHLKIKFPTKNGVGEEIGDQNMARSCYVGALKSGGTGRQVLPIEDLDVREEEESRGKPASWFPSPYNRMSPRR is encoded by the exons ATGATTGCCTTACAGCAAGGAACCACTGATGATAATTTCCGCCGatcactagccaagagggcccctgaaAACATGAATGAGCTCCAAGAGAGGGCCGGGAAGTATATCAAGACTGAGGAAAGCCTGAAGAAATCCCAGAATAACCAGGGACCGACCCCGAACCCAAAGAAACGTGGAAACGACACCGAGTACAACGCGGATAGTAAGTATTCAAAGACAGGGGATGGTGATAAGTCCCCGACTAAAAAGAGAGCAGGACTgaggttcactgagtatgcaaggctgaatgcccctaggagtcagatcctgatggaaattgagaaagatggaagt ttaaaggatgagattgagtttttgATCCGGAAAGGCAAGTTGTCTAGGTATACTAGGGATACAGACAGGAATTCCCGTGACAATGACAATCGTGGAAAAGACAACGATGATAGGGATAAGAGAAACCAGCCTAGAGGGCCTGTGATCAATGTAATCTCTGGAGGACCGACCGCAGCAGGCCTATCTACTAACTCACGAAAGgcttatgctcgtgaagtgatgtGCATTCTTGGAGAGCCCCCGAAGAGGgcaaaaattgagttttctCTAGCATTCGACAATTTAGATCTTGACAGAGTTAAATTTCCCCATGATGATCCTTTG ATGGGATATTCTGATTCGCAATTGACACCTTCAGATTTGCCTATATACGGCTTTAATAACGTGGAGACAAAGATTGAAGGTATGATCCAACTACCCGTGACAATGGGCACCGAGCCTAGACAGGCCACATGTATGCTGAATTTTTTGGTCATTAAGGCTTCATCAACCTACAATGCTATCCTTGGAAGGACTGggatacatgcttttaaagcaatcccatccacctaccacttgaagatcaaattccctaCCAAGAACGGAGTGGGAGAAGAAATAGGAGATCAAAATATGGCTAGAAGTTGTTATGTGGGGGCTCTGAAATCTGGAGGAACCGGGAGGCAGGTTCTCCCAATTGAGGACTTGgatgtccgagaagaagaggaaagtaGAGGGAAACCTGCTTCTTGGTTCCCATCTCCCTATAACCGAATGAGCCCGAGAAGGTGA
- the LOC108192225 gene encoding stemmadenine O-acetyltransferase, producing the protein MALDIEVLSKQDIKPSVPTPQHLKKYSISFLDHIAPRVFIPLIFYYTAIDKDKNNLKFDHLKKSLSEALTKFYPLASRFIDNAHVYCNDDGAHYVEARVDCNLKDIIRDPIPNELIKLLPLEVDDAAVDVNLAVQVNFFECGGIAIRRCDLAQAS; encoded by the coding sequence ATGGCTCTTGACATTGAAGTTCTCTCTAAACAAGACATAAAGCCGTCTGTTCCAACACCCCAACACCTCAAAAAATACTCCATTTCATTCCTTGATCATATTGCCCCTAGAGTTTTTATACCACTAATCTTCTACTACACTGCAATTGATAAAGACAAAAACAACCTCAAATTCGACCACCTCAAAAAATCTCTTTCGGAGGCATTAACTAAATTTTATCCACTAGCTAGCCGATTTATTGATAACGCCCATGTTTACTGCAACGACGATGGTGCACACTATGTCGAAGCCCGTGTCGACTGCAACTTAAAGGATATTATTCGTGATCCGATACCTAAtgaactaatcaagttgcttccACTGGAGGTGGATGATGCTGCTGTGGACGTCAACTTGGCAGTTCAAGTCAATTTCTTCGAATGTGGAGGAATCGCTATTAGGCGCTGTGATCTCGCACAAGCTAGCTGA